The following proteins are encoded in a genomic region of Brachypodium distachyon strain Bd21 chromosome 1, Brachypodium_distachyon_v3.0, whole genome shotgun sequence:
- the LOC104583795 gene encoding uncharacterized protein LOC104583795 isoform X2, whose product MAYRGRRRGRSGGHHRYRGDGSGGRGGALAWPAPGASTPPVPYGQPETAVYLDPAATMPPRCVYQHAVVFRGAAPFTFRASPFRPAPPPTPETVSVHLVSKTAPAAAAGVTASKEAAPDVDLDLAPVSNKGPIAKMVMIRANHFLADNNFIHCEVSINPESKSRATNRDVLSELIKLHGNKSLGGKLPAYDGRKSLHTAGSLPFESEEFAVTLVAPEKKDKERAERECKITIRIAGRTGLFDLQQFLAGRERDLPQKTIQVLDVVLRESPSWNYVTIPRSFVSTTFGHRGDIGEGLGCWRGYYQSLRPTQMGLSVNIDISATFFFKPVTVIQFVQEFLNLRDKSRPLIDRNRVKIKKARGVRVDQIRRYNITVLTPIPMNQPIFPVDGRGTRMTVVQYFTQRYNYRLQYTSWPCLQSGSDSRPVYLPMEVSINPESKSRATNRDVLSELIKLHGNKSLGGKLPAYDGRKSLYTAGSLERAFVGNGITFVSEVPNIIFAAAAVVAASTEGQAAKEAPDVNLAPASKKGPSHPVQPVAGTTDKKVMIRANHFLVDVADNNLIHDDVDYDECGFSDTCSSRQAAVSPEALVKCGEEMIQVRIEFPHKTIQLDVNKEDCMRSVLSDFDGPVFWDSYYTYKGKILDRDSLFSESNISSGSKIVVNPRLRGGADQAGPSQGPTTPQVLRVPMTAHIRELGKKGKWFESVEIPKTLLCFTHRELYVVMLAEDGRITLLLILECLERAHRRGKCYRGLFEQNDMFFVERYGIIEIDALEYELDADGYKKDNLKIHDIISRNKYFQYKAKGSFQYPMHVEILSKLLMTSGVEDGFFMDAAKRSLVHNSAATMTPERRVQIITSLMRYAKTLFADQKQRFLEALNCDLVDNPRAMERENPSTADWRGSIAATGGTATVLIDRLHYKDKEYNNTVSSFLDFCRCVFEHGPKEGVTEKQCEAALYVLKKGFFPHIQRQLLTVYKENVEANDAEAAHSTSETPLQQVMGRHRPAAPLKTAAIEVPAIKIVNKNSISKFFDKK is encoded by the exons ATGGCCTACCGCGGCAGACGACGAGGGCGCAGCGGTGGCCACCACCGGTACCGAGGTGACGGTAGTGGAGGACGCGGGGGCGCGCTCGCTTGGCCGGCTCCGGGCGCGTCGACCCCGCCGGTGCCGTACGGCCAGCCAGAGACGGCCGTGTACCTCGACCCTGCCGCGACGATGCCGCCCCGGTGCGTCTACCAGCACGCCGTCGTCTTCCGCGGTGCCGCGCCGTTCACCTTCCGCGCGTCTCCCTTCAGGCCAGCACCGCCACCAACGCCAGAGACGGTGTCCGTCCACTTGGTCTCCAAGAccgcgcccgcggcggcggcaggggtcACGGCCTCAAAGGAGGCTGCTCCCGATGTCGACCTCGACCTCGCGCCGGTCTCCAACAAGGGGCCCATCGCCAAGATGGTGATGATCCGCGCGAACCACTTCCTCGCCGACAATAACTTCATCCACTGCGAG GTTTCTATTAATCCAGAGTCAAAATCAAGAGCTACAAACAGGGATGTACTCAGTGAGCTGATCAAGCTGCATGGGAATAAATCCCTTGGCGGCAAGTTACCTGCTTATGATGGAAGAAAGAGTCTTCATACTGCAGGTTCACTTCCTTTTGAATCAGAGGAGTTTGCTGTTACGCTGGTTGctccagaaaaaaaagataaagaaag GGCCGAAAGGGAGTGTAAGATCACCATTCGTATTGCCGGGAGAACAGGCTTGTTCGACCTTCAGCAGTTTCTGGCTGGAAGAGAGAGGGATTTGCCTCAAAAAACCATCCAAGTACTGGATGTTGTGCTCAGGGAGTCACCATCTTGGAA CTATGTCACAATACCCAGATCCTTTGTCTCTACCACGTTTGGTCACCGAGGAGACATTGGTGAAGGATTAGGGTGCTGGAGAGGTTACTACCAGAGCCTGCGTCCAACACAGATGGGGCTCTCCGTCAATATAG ATATATCTGCAACATTCTTTTTCAAGCCAGTGACGGTGATCCAATTTGTGCAAGAGTTCCTCAACTTACGTGACAAGTCACGTCCTTTGATTGACAGGAACCGTGTGAAG ATAAAGAAAGCACGAGGAGTACGCGTTGACCAAATCAGAAGATACAACATAACAGTGCTTACACCTATCCCCATGAACCAGCCAAT aTTTCCTGTTGATGGGAGAGGAACCAGGATGACAGTTGTTCAGTACTTCACGCAAAGATACAACTACAGACTGCAATATACTTCTTGGCCCTGCCTACAGTCTGGAAGTGATTCTCGACCTGTATATTTGCCTATGGAG GTTTCTATTAATCCAGAGTCAAAATCAAGAGCTACAAACAGGGATGTACTCAGTGAGCTGATCAAGCTGCATGGGAATAAATCCCTTGGCGGCAAGTTACCTGCTTATGATGGAAGAAAGAGTCTTTATACTGCAGGTTCACTTGAGAGGGCTTTTGTTGGAAATGGCATAACATTTGTGTCTGAAGTCCCAAATATCATCTTTGCGGCGGCAGCAGTGGTCGCGGCCTCAACGGAGGGCCAGGCGGCCAAGGAAGCTCCTGACGTAAACCTAGCGCCGGCCTCGAAGAAAGGGCCCTCCCACCCTGTGCAGCCGGTCGCTGGGACAACCGACAAGAAGGTGATGATCCGTGCGAACCACTTCCTCGTTGACGTCGCCGACAACAACCTGATCCACGACGAT GTTGATTATGATGAGTGTGGATTCAGTGATACCTGTAGCAGCAGGCAGGCAGCTGTATCACCAGAGGCACTTGTAAAATGTGGTGAAGAGATGATCCAG GTGAGAATTGAATTTCCCCACAAAACCATCCAACTTGATGTCAATAAGGAAGACTGCATGCGGTCTGTTCTCTCAGATTTCGATGGTCCTGTGTTCTGGGATTCTTATTATACCTACAAAGGAAAGATTTTAGACCGGGACTCGTTATTTTCGGAGTCAAATATTTCCAGTGGGTCGAAGATTGTTGTGAATCCTCGACTGAGAGGAGGTGCAGATCAGGCAGGTCCTTCTCAAGGTCCTACAACCCCGCAAGTGTTGAGAGTGCCCATGACAGCACACATTAGGGAGCTGGGAAAGAAGGGCAAGTGGTTTGAGTCTGTGGAAATCCCCAAAACATTATTGTGCTTTACACATAGAGAACTATATGTGGTAATGTTAGCCGAGGATGGCAGAATAACTTTGCTGCTTATATTGGAATGTCTTGAGCGCGCCCATCGGAGGGGGAAGTGTTATCGAGGGCTGTTTGAGCAGAATGACATGTTTTTTGTGGAAAGATATGGTATTATTGAGATAGATGCTCTGGAGTACGAGCTAGATGCCGATGGATATAAGAAAGATAATCTGAAGATTCATGATATTATATCTAGGAATAAGTATTTTCAATATAAGGCCAAGGGTTCTTTTCAATACCCTATGCATGTGGAGATTCTTTCTAAATTACTCATGACATCTGGTGTTGAAGATGGGTTCTTTATGGATGCTGCCAAGAGGTCCTTAGTTCACAACTCTGCAGCTACCATGACCCCTGAAAGGAGAGTTCAGATCATAACCTCATTGATGAGGTATGCAAAAACACTATTTGCTGACCAGAAACAAAGATTCTTAGAAGCCTTGAATTGTGATCTTGTTGATAACCCTCGTGCCATGGAGCGAGAAAATCCAAGTACTGCTGACTGGAGGGGAAGTATTGCAGCCACTGGTGGAACTGCAACCGTGCTTATTGACCGTCTTCACTACAAAGATAAGGAGTATAACAATACGGTCTCATCTTTCTTGGATTTCTGCCGTTGTGTTTTCGAGCACGGTCCCAAAGAAGGG GTAACCGAGAAACAATGTGAAGCTGCATTGTATGTACTGAAGAAGGGTTTCTTTCCTCATATTCAAAGGCAGCTGCTTACAGTTTATAAAGAAAATGTTGAAGCTAATGATGCAGAAGCTGCACATAGTACCAGTGAGACACCTCTACAGCAAGTAATGGGGAGACATAGGCCAGCTGCACCTTTGAAGACTGCCGCTATTGAGGTGCCAGCAATTAAAATTGTGAACAAAAACAGcatttctaaattttttgacaaaaaatga
- the LOC104583795 gene encoding uncharacterized protein LOC104583795 isoform X1, protein MAYRGRRRGRSGGHHRYRGDGSGGRGGALAWPAPGASTPPVPYGQPETAVYLDPAATMPPRCVYQHAVVFRGAAPFTFRASPFRPAPPPTPETVSVHLVSKTAPAAAAGVTASKEAAPDVDLDLAPVSNKGPIAKMVMIRANHFLADNNFIHCEVSINPESKSRATNRDVLSELIKLHGNKSLGGKLPAYDGRKSLHTAGSLPFESEEFAVTLVAPEKKDKERAERECKITIRIAGRTGLFDLQQFLAGRERDLPQKTIQVLDVVLRESPSWNYVTIPRSFVSTTFGHRGDIGEGLGCWRGYYQSLRPTQMGLSVNIDISATFFFKPVTVIQFVQEFLNLRDKSRPLIDRNRVKIKKARGVRVDQIRRYNITVLTPIPMNQPIFPVDGRGTRMTVVQYFTQRYNYRLQYTSWPCLQSGSDSRPVYLPMEVSINPESKSRATNRDVLSELIKLHGNKSLGGKLPAYDGRKSLYTAGSLERAFVGNGITFVSEVPNIIFAAAAVVAASTEGQAAKEAPDVNLAPASKKGPSHPVQPVAGTTDKKVMIRANHFLVDVADNNLIHDDVSSSVDYDECGFSDTCSSRQAAVSPEALVKCGEEMIQVRIEFPHKTIQLDVNKEDCMRSVLSDFDGPVFWDSYYTYKGKILDRDSLFSESNISSGSKIVVNPRLRGGADQAGPSQGPTTPQVLRVPMTAHIRELGKKGKWFESVEIPKTLLCFTHRELYVVMLAEDGRITLLLILECLERAHRRGKCYRGLFEQNDMFFVERYGIIEIDALEYELDADGYKKDNLKIHDIISRNKYFQYKAKGSFQYPMHVEILSKLLMTSGVEDGFFMDAAKRSLVHNSAATMTPERRVQIITSLMRYAKTLFADQKQRFLEALNCDLVDNPRAMERENPSTADWRGSIAATGGTATVLIDRLHYKDKEYNNTVSSFLDFCRCVFEHGPKEGVTEKQCEAALYVLKKGFFPHIQRQLLTVYKENVEANDAEAAHSTSETPLQQVMGRHRPAAPLKTAAIEVPAIKIVNKNSISKFFDKK, encoded by the exons ATGGCCTACCGCGGCAGACGACGAGGGCGCAGCGGTGGCCACCACCGGTACCGAGGTGACGGTAGTGGAGGACGCGGGGGCGCGCTCGCTTGGCCGGCTCCGGGCGCGTCGACCCCGCCGGTGCCGTACGGCCAGCCAGAGACGGCCGTGTACCTCGACCCTGCCGCGACGATGCCGCCCCGGTGCGTCTACCAGCACGCCGTCGTCTTCCGCGGTGCCGCGCCGTTCACCTTCCGCGCGTCTCCCTTCAGGCCAGCACCGCCACCAACGCCAGAGACGGTGTCCGTCCACTTGGTCTCCAAGAccgcgcccgcggcggcggcaggggtcACGGCCTCAAAGGAGGCTGCTCCCGATGTCGACCTCGACCTCGCGCCGGTCTCCAACAAGGGGCCCATCGCCAAGATGGTGATGATCCGCGCGAACCACTTCCTCGCCGACAATAACTTCATCCACTGCGAG GTTTCTATTAATCCAGAGTCAAAATCAAGAGCTACAAACAGGGATGTACTCAGTGAGCTGATCAAGCTGCATGGGAATAAATCCCTTGGCGGCAAGTTACCTGCTTATGATGGAAGAAAGAGTCTTCATACTGCAGGTTCACTTCCTTTTGAATCAGAGGAGTTTGCTGTTACGCTGGTTGctccagaaaaaaaagataaagaaag GGCCGAAAGGGAGTGTAAGATCACCATTCGTATTGCCGGGAGAACAGGCTTGTTCGACCTTCAGCAGTTTCTGGCTGGAAGAGAGAGGGATTTGCCTCAAAAAACCATCCAAGTACTGGATGTTGTGCTCAGGGAGTCACCATCTTGGAA CTATGTCACAATACCCAGATCCTTTGTCTCTACCACGTTTGGTCACCGAGGAGACATTGGTGAAGGATTAGGGTGCTGGAGAGGTTACTACCAGAGCCTGCGTCCAACACAGATGGGGCTCTCCGTCAATATAG ATATATCTGCAACATTCTTTTTCAAGCCAGTGACGGTGATCCAATTTGTGCAAGAGTTCCTCAACTTACGTGACAAGTCACGTCCTTTGATTGACAGGAACCGTGTGAAG ATAAAGAAAGCACGAGGAGTACGCGTTGACCAAATCAGAAGATACAACATAACAGTGCTTACACCTATCCCCATGAACCAGCCAAT aTTTCCTGTTGATGGGAGAGGAACCAGGATGACAGTTGTTCAGTACTTCACGCAAAGATACAACTACAGACTGCAATATACTTCTTGGCCCTGCCTACAGTCTGGAAGTGATTCTCGACCTGTATATTTGCCTATGGAG GTTTCTATTAATCCAGAGTCAAAATCAAGAGCTACAAACAGGGATGTACTCAGTGAGCTGATCAAGCTGCATGGGAATAAATCCCTTGGCGGCAAGTTACCTGCTTATGATGGAAGAAAGAGTCTTTATACTGCAGGTTCACTTGAGAGGGCTTTTGTTGGAAATGGCATAACATTTGTGTCTGAAGTCCCAAATATCATCTTTGCGGCGGCAGCAGTGGTCGCGGCCTCAACGGAGGGCCAGGCGGCCAAGGAAGCTCCTGACGTAAACCTAGCGCCGGCCTCGAAGAAAGGGCCCTCCCACCCTGTGCAGCCGGTCGCTGGGACAACCGACAAGAAGGTGATGATCCGTGCGAACCACTTCCTCGTTGACGTCGCCGACAACAACCTGATCCACGACGATGTAAGCTCCTCG GTTGATTATGATGAGTGTGGATTCAGTGATACCTGTAGCAGCAGGCAGGCAGCTGTATCACCAGAGGCACTTGTAAAATGTGGTGAAGAGATGATCCAG GTGAGAATTGAATTTCCCCACAAAACCATCCAACTTGATGTCAATAAGGAAGACTGCATGCGGTCTGTTCTCTCAGATTTCGATGGTCCTGTGTTCTGGGATTCTTATTATACCTACAAAGGAAAGATTTTAGACCGGGACTCGTTATTTTCGGAGTCAAATATTTCCAGTGGGTCGAAGATTGTTGTGAATCCTCGACTGAGAGGAGGTGCAGATCAGGCAGGTCCTTCTCAAGGTCCTACAACCCCGCAAGTGTTGAGAGTGCCCATGACAGCACACATTAGGGAGCTGGGAAAGAAGGGCAAGTGGTTTGAGTCTGTGGAAATCCCCAAAACATTATTGTGCTTTACACATAGAGAACTATATGTGGTAATGTTAGCCGAGGATGGCAGAATAACTTTGCTGCTTATATTGGAATGTCTTGAGCGCGCCCATCGGAGGGGGAAGTGTTATCGAGGGCTGTTTGAGCAGAATGACATGTTTTTTGTGGAAAGATATGGTATTATTGAGATAGATGCTCTGGAGTACGAGCTAGATGCCGATGGATATAAGAAAGATAATCTGAAGATTCATGATATTATATCTAGGAATAAGTATTTTCAATATAAGGCCAAGGGTTCTTTTCAATACCCTATGCATGTGGAGATTCTTTCTAAATTACTCATGACATCTGGTGTTGAAGATGGGTTCTTTATGGATGCTGCCAAGAGGTCCTTAGTTCACAACTCTGCAGCTACCATGACCCCTGAAAGGAGAGTTCAGATCATAACCTCATTGATGAGGTATGCAAAAACACTATTTGCTGACCAGAAACAAAGATTCTTAGAAGCCTTGAATTGTGATCTTGTTGATAACCCTCGTGCCATGGAGCGAGAAAATCCAAGTACTGCTGACTGGAGGGGAAGTATTGCAGCCACTGGTGGAACTGCAACCGTGCTTATTGACCGTCTTCACTACAAAGATAAGGAGTATAACAATACGGTCTCATCTTTCTTGGATTTCTGCCGTTGTGTTTTCGAGCACGGTCCCAAAGAAGGG GTAACCGAGAAACAATGTGAAGCTGCATTGTATGTACTGAAGAAGGGTTTCTTTCCTCATATTCAAAGGCAGCTGCTTACAGTTTATAAAGAAAATGTTGAAGCTAATGATGCAGAAGCTGCACATAGTACCAGTGAGACACCTCTACAGCAAGTAATGGGGAGACATAGGCCAGCTGCACCTTTGAAGACTGCCGCTATTGAGGTGCCAGCAATTAAAATTGTGAACAAAAACAGcatttctaaattttttgacaaaaaatga
- the LOC100838363 gene encoding uncharacterized protein LOC100838363, translating to MPEPPRARPFLVLGAAVFDFSTLTDDGGEHWGSLECSTKTAFGCGAIGKHVVQGLSLMVRIGKDDDPNCFPSLAIDVADEVLRRLEAEMSDEDAEIWGRELCLRSHLQVVEAGIMILGLNFINTDETSPYRSYYLVYDSATTSLSLVPMLDDCRVVGTGYPLPVRRGDDSYSIILMATKPKQGKLPVVCMWSMRPPSGSSDDACPWNKSRERQPLKGDDWMVDTAFSWRGKAIWADFAQGLLYCKCSNLFSGMGRVDFEFVLLPEEHRIAHEYARHMAPMHVYRCIGASGNYIWFVVIIPSERDPPADTIVEVWTLDLLSEEAGQKNWKKHKVFSMEDIWEQDAFFKVRLPMTKPRYPMVKQEDDGVLYMLLPTARGRSGYLLGIDMNDVVTPLMSIRYLAIPYMSRTYFLPAPPCFTTSCD from the coding sequence ATGCCGGAGCCTCCCCGTGCCCGCCCTTTCCTTGTGCTGGGCGCAGCCGTGTTCGATTTCTCGACCCTCACtgacgatggaggcgaacatTGGGGCTCGCTGGAGTGCTCGACGAAGACGGCCTTCGGCTGCGGGGCGATTGGCAAGCACGTCGTGCAGGGCCTCTCACTCATGGTGCGCATCGGTAAAGACGACGACCCCAACTGCTTCCCTTCCCTGGCGATCGACGTCGCCGACGAGGTCTTGCGTCGCTTGGAGGCAGAGATGTCCGACGAGGATGCCGAGATTTGGGGGAGGGAGCTCTGCCTCCGCTCCCACCTTCAAGTCGTGGAAGCGGGCATTATGATCCTCGGTTTGAACTTCATCAACACGGATGAAACCAGCCCTTACCGATCCTACTACCTCGTCTACGACTCCGCAACCACGTCGCTCTCACTGGTCCCCATGCTTGATGATTGCCGGGTCGTTGGCACCGGGTACCCTCTCCCCGTGCGCCGCGGTGACGACAGCTACTCCATCATCCTCATGGCGACCAAGCCGAAGCAGGGCAAGCTGCCCGTTGTCTGCATGTGGTCGATGAGGCCGCCGTCGGGGTCATCGGATGACGCCTGTCCGTGGAACAAGAGTAGGGAGCGTCAGCCCTTGAAAGGCGACGATTGGATGGTGGACACGGCCTTCTCGTGGCGCGGCAAGGCTATCTGGGCTGATTTCGCTCAAGGCCTGCTCTACTGCAAATGCAGCAATCTGTTCAGTGGCATGGGGCGTGTGGATTTCGAGTTTGTGCTGTTGCCTGAGGAACACAGGATTGCACACGAATACGCCCGCCACATGGCGCCTATGCATGTGTACCGCTGCATTGGCGCATCTGGGAACTACATATGGTTCGTTGTCATCATACCATCAGAACGTGACCCTCCTGCTGATACCATTGTGGAGGTGTGGACTCTGGACCTCCTGTCCGAGGAGGCAGGCCAGAAGAATTGGAAGAAACACAAGGTCTTCTCAATGGAAGACATCTGGGAGCAGGATGCATTTTTCAAGGTGAGGTTGCCAATGACCAAGCCCAGGTACCCCATGGTGAAGCAGGAGGACGATGGTGTCCTCTACATGCTGCTTCCTACTGCCAGAGGCAGAAGTGGTTACCTGTTGGGCATCGACATGAACGATGTTGTGACGCCCCTTATGTCGATCAGATATCTTGCCATCCCGTATATGAGTCGCACTTATTTCCTGCCTGCTCCGCCTTGCTTCACTACTTCATGCGATTAG
- the LOC104583795 gene encoding uncharacterized protein LOC104583795 isoform X3 codes for MEVSINPESKSRATNRDVLSELIKLHGNKSLGGKLPAYDGRKSLHTAGSLPFESEEFAVTLVAPEKKDKERAERECKITIRIAGRTGLFDLQQFLAGRERDLPQKTIQVLDVVLRESPSWNYVTIPRSFVSTTFGHRGDIGEGLGCWRGYYQSLRPTQMGLSVNIDISATFFFKPVTVIQFVQEFLNLRDKSRPLIDRNRVKIKKARGVRVDQIRRYNITVLTPIPMNQPIFPVDGRGTRMTVVQYFTQRYNYRLQYTSWPCLQSGSDSRPVYLPMEVSINPESKSRATNRDVLSELIKLHGNKSLGGKLPAYDGRKSLYTAGSLERAFVGNGITFVSEVPNIIFAAAAVVAASTEGQAAKEAPDVNLAPASKKGPSHPVQPVAGTTDKKVMIRANHFLVDVADNNLIHDDVSSSVDYDECGFSDTCSSRQAAVSPEALVKCGEEMIQVRIEFPHKTIQLDVNKEDCMRSVLSDFDGPVFWDSYYTYKGKILDRDSLFSESNISSGSKIVVNPRLRGGADQAGPSQGPTTPQVLRVPMTAHIRELGKKGKWFESVEIPKTLLCFTHRELYVVMLAEDGRITLLLILECLERAHRRGKCYRGLFEQNDMFFVERYGIIEIDALEYELDADGYKKDNLKIHDIISRNKYFQYKAKGSFQYPMHVEILSKLLMTSGVEDGFFMDAAKRSLVHNSAATMTPERRVQIITSLMRYAKTLFADQKQRFLEALNCDLVDNPRAMERENPSTADWRGSIAATGGTATVLIDRLHYKDKEYNNTVSSFLDFCRCVFEHGPKEGVTEKQCEAALYVLKKGFFPHIQRQLLTVYKENVEANDAEAAHSTSETPLQQVMGRHRPAAPLKTAAIEVPAIKIVNKNSISKFFDKK; via the exons ATGGAG GTTTCTATTAATCCAGAGTCAAAATCAAGAGCTACAAACAGGGATGTACTCAGTGAGCTGATCAAGCTGCATGGGAATAAATCCCTTGGCGGCAAGTTACCTGCTTATGATGGAAGAAAGAGTCTTCATACTGCAGGTTCACTTCCTTTTGAATCAGAGGAGTTTGCTGTTACGCTGGTTGctccagaaaaaaaagataaagaaag GGCCGAAAGGGAGTGTAAGATCACCATTCGTATTGCCGGGAGAACAGGCTTGTTCGACCTTCAGCAGTTTCTGGCTGGAAGAGAGAGGGATTTGCCTCAAAAAACCATCCAAGTACTGGATGTTGTGCTCAGGGAGTCACCATCTTGGAA CTATGTCACAATACCCAGATCCTTTGTCTCTACCACGTTTGGTCACCGAGGAGACATTGGTGAAGGATTAGGGTGCTGGAGAGGTTACTACCAGAGCCTGCGTCCAACACAGATGGGGCTCTCCGTCAATATAG ATATATCTGCAACATTCTTTTTCAAGCCAGTGACGGTGATCCAATTTGTGCAAGAGTTCCTCAACTTACGTGACAAGTCACGTCCTTTGATTGACAGGAACCGTGTGAAG ATAAAGAAAGCACGAGGAGTACGCGTTGACCAAATCAGAAGATACAACATAACAGTGCTTACACCTATCCCCATGAACCAGCCAAT aTTTCCTGTTGATGGGAGAGGAACCAGGATGACAGTTGTTCAGTACTTCACGCAAAGATACAACTACAGACTGCAATATACTTCTTGGCCCTGCCTACAGTCTGGAAGTGATTCTCGACCTGTATATTTGCCTATGGAG GTTTCTATTAATCCAGAGTCAAAATCAAGAGCTACAAACAGGGATGTACTCAGTGAGCTGATCAAGCTGCATGGGAATAAATCCCTTGGCGGCAAGTTACCTGCTTATGATGGAAGAAAGAGTCTTTATACTGCAGGTTCACTTGAGAGGGCTTTTGTTGGAAATGGCATAACATTTGTGTCTGAAGTCCCAAATATCATCTTTGCGGCGGCAGCAGTGGTCGCGGCCTCAACGGAGGGCCAGGCGGCCAAGGAAGCTCCTGACGTAAACCTAGCGCCGGCCTCGAAGAAAGGGCCCTCCCACCCTGTGCAGCCGGTCGCTGGGACAACCGACAAGAAGGTGATGATCCGTGCGAACCACTTCCTCGTTGACGTCGCCGACAACAACCTGATCCACGACGATGTAAGCTCCTCG GTTGATTATGATGAGTGTGGATTCAGTGATACCTGTAGCAGCAGGCAGGCAGCTGTATCACCAGAGGCACTTGTAAAATGTGGTGAAGAGATGATCCAG GTGAGAATTGAATTTCCCCACAAAACCATCCAACTTGATGTCAATAAGGAAGACTGCATGCGGTCTGTTCTCTCAGATTTCGATGGTCCTGTGTTCTGGGATTCTTATTATACCTACAAAGGAAAGATTTTAGACCGGGACTCGTTATTTTCGGAGTCAAATATTTCCAGTGGGTCGAAGATTGTTGTGAATCCTCGACTGAGAGGAGGTGCAGATCAGGCAGGTCCTTCTCAAGGTCCTACAACCCCGCAAGTGTTGAGAGTGCCCATGACAGCACACATTAGGGAGCTGGGAAAGAAGGGCAAGTGGTTTGAGTCTGTGGAAATCCCCAAAACATTATTGTGCTTTACACATAGAGAACTATATGTGGTAATGTTAGCCGAGGATGGCAGAATAACTTTGCTGCTTATATTGGAATGTCTTGAGCGCGCCCATCGGAGGGGGAAGTGTTATCGAGGGCTGTTTGAGCAGAATGACATGTTTTTTGTGGAAAGATATGGTATTATTGAGATAGATGCTCTGGAGTACGAGCTAGATGCCGATGGATATAAGAAAGATAATCTGAAGATTCATGATATTATATCTAGGAATAAGTATTTTCAATATAAGGCCAAGGGTTCTTTTCAATACCCTATGCATGTGGAGATTCTTTCTAAATTACTCATGACATCTGGTGTTGAAGATGGGTTCTTTATGGATGCTGCCAAGAGGTCCTTAGTTCACAACTCTGCAGCTACCATGACCCCTGAAAGGAGAGTTCAGATCATAACCTCATTGATGAGGTATGCAAAAACACTATTTGCTGACCAGAAACAAAGATTCTTAGAAGCCTTGAATTGTGATCTTGTTGATAACCCTCGTGCCATGGAGCGAGAAAATCCAAGTACTGCTGACTGGAGGGGAAGTATTGCAGCCACTGGTGGAACTGCAACCGTGCTTATTGACCGTCTTCACTACAAAGATAAGGAGTATAACAATACGGTCTCATCTTTCTTGGATTTCTGCCGTTGTGTTTTCGAGCACGGTCCCAAAGAAGGG GTAACCGAGAAACAATGTGAAGCTGCATTGTATGTACTGAAGAAGGGTTTCTTTCCTCATATTCAAAGGCAGCTGCTTACAGTTTATAAAGAAAATGTTGAAGCTAATGATGCAGAAGCTGCACATAGTACCAGTGAGACACCTCTACAGCAAGTAATGGGGAGACATAGGCCAGCTGCACCTTTGAAGACTGCCGCTATTGAGGTGCCAGCAATTAAAATTGTGAACAAAAACAGcatttctaaattttttgacaaaaaatga